A genomic segment from Agrobacterium vitis encodes:
- a CDS encoding glycoside hydrolase family 88 protein, which yields MTMHPLLAQPERFVTRNEVVGLIGRLTDNLINITDTTGEFLLRLDDGRVIDTKGWAGWEWTHGIGLYGLFKYWQQTGDAKAMAVITDWFSARLAEGTPTKNINTVCPFLTLACLYEHAPNPAFIPYLETWAEWVMYEMPRTREGGLQHIVYNSVNDQQMWDDTLMMSVMPLAKIGLLLNRPDYVEEAKYQFLIHSQYLADRASGLWFHGWTFDGNHNFARALWARGNSWVTIAIPEFIDLLQLPEGDALRRHLLSTLDRQAAALAKYQDPSGLWHTLVDDEGSYLEASATAGFAYGLMKAVRKRYISADYRPVAERAVRGVIANIDAKGELNQVSFGTAMGSDLDFYRNIKLTSMPYGQAMAILCLSEYLRSFI from the coding sequence ATGACCATGCATCCTTTGCTGGCGCAGCCGGAGCGTTTTGTGACGCGCAATGAGGTTGTCGGGCTGATTGGCCGGTTGACGGACAATCTGATCAACATCACGGACACCACAGGCGAATTCCTGCTGCGGCTGGACGATGGGCGGGTGATCGACACCAAGGGCTGGGCCGGGTGGGAATGGACCCATGGCATCGGGCTTTACGGCCTGTTCAAATACTGGCAGCAGACCGGCGATGCCAAGGCGATGGCTGTTATCACCGACTGGTTTTCGGCGCGGCTTGCCGAGGGAACCCCGACCAAGAATATCAACACGGTCTGCCCGTTTCTGACGCTCGCCTGCCTATATGAGCACGCGCCCAACCCGGCCTTTATCCCCTATCTGGAAACCTGGGCCGAGTGGGTGATGTACGAGATGCCGCGCACCCGCGAAGGCGGTTTGCAGCATATCGTCTATAACAGCGTCAACGACCAGCAGATGTGGGACGATACGTTGATGATGAGCGTCATGCCGCTCGCCAAGATCGGTCTGCTGTTGAACCGCCCGGACTATGTGGAGGAAGCGAAGTATCAGTTTCTGATCCATAGCCAATATCTCGCCGACCGCGCCTCCGGGCTGTGGTTCCATGGCTGGACCTTCGATGGCAATCATAATTTTGCCCGCGCGCTCTGGGCGCGCGGCAATTCCTGGGTGACGATCGCCATTCCGGAATTCATCGATCTCCTGCAATTGCCGGAGGGAGACGCGCTGCGGCGTCATCTGCTCTCGACACTAGACCGTCAGGCCGCAGCCCTTGCCAAATATCAGGACCCTTCCGGCCTCTGGCACACATTGGTCGATGACGAGGGCAGCTATCTGGAAGCCTCGGCCACCGCCGGTTTTGCCTATGGGCTGATGAAGGCGGTGCGCAAACGGTATATCAGCGCGGACTATCGGCCCGTGGCGGAACGGGCGGTGCGCGGCGTCATTGCCAATATCGACGCCAAGGGCGAATTGAACCAGGTGTCCTTCGGCACCGCCATGGGTTCGGATCTCGATTTCTATCGTAATATCAAGCTGACCTCGATGCCCTATGGGCAGGCGATGGCCATTCTCTGCCTCTCTGAATATCTGAGATCCTTTATTTGA
- a CDS encoding sensor histidine kinase: MYFARPIEWVRQSRFRYVVALVAAITVTMVLSFCFAYFQTTGRELINQLDELVLQEASVITQGALLGRMDAYEERVRQDPRRVKPTGIFTANGHHVSGNVQQFPKGLALDMPPRQVSIVRTDQTPPRQQRARAVARRLPDGNILFVGWSTADNEQAASMVETGLLFGLVPVLTFGLAAAVFFGLNAHRRVNEMQIRIAQIVAGDLKQRLPYRNVQDPLDNLAQIVNGMLDEMQTFIEDLAAVGDDIAHDLRTPLARVRLGLERARRNATSVEDMQIAMDRAISGIDHAISIVTAILRVREIEQARRLQAFDKVELAELVLEVGDLYEPIAEEKQLTLAVKADANIVVHGDRDLIFEAVANLVDNAIKFTPEGGRIDVCLIVEDERKALRVSDTGPGVPESERNLLIQRFYRSDRSRHTRGLGLGLTLVAAITKLHGFRFDVLPTKGFTTEITFPQNARDKD, from the coding sequence TTGTACTTCGCGCGCCCGATTGAATGGGTCCGGCAATCCCGTTTCCGCTATGTGGTGGCGCTGGTGGCGGCAATAACGGTCACCATGGTGCTGAGCTTTTGCTTTGCTTATTTTCAAACCACTGGCCGTGAGTTGATCAATCAACTGGATGAGCTGGTTTTGCAAGAAGCAAGCGTCATCACGCAAGGTGCTCTTCTGGGGCGGATGGATGCCTATGAGGAACGCGTGCGGCAAGACCCGCGACGGGTGAAGCCAACGGGTATTTTCACAGCCAATGGCCACCATGTGTCGGGAAATGTCCAGCAATTTCCAAAGGGCCTGGCGCTGGATATGCCGCCCAGACAGGTTTCCATTGTTCGCACCGACCAAACACCACCGCGACAACAGCGGGCGCGCGCGGTTGCGCGACGCCTGCCAGATGGCAATATTCTGTTCGTTGGCTGGAGTACGGCCGATAATGAGCAGGCCGCCTCCATGGTGGAAACAGGCCTGCTGTTTGGACTCGTTCCGGTGCTGACGTTTGGCCTGGCGGCAGCGGTGTTTTTCGGTTTGAACGCCCATAGGCGCGTCAACGAAATGCAAATCCGGATCGCACAGATTGTTGCGGGCGATTTGAAACAACGCCTGCCCTACCGCAATGTGCAGGACCCGCTCGACAACCTTGCGCAAATCGTCAACGGCATGCTCGACGAAATGCAGACCTTCATCGAAGACCTCGCCGCCGTCGGTGACGATATAGCCCATGATCTGAGAACACCTCTGGCCAGAGTGCGCCTTGGCCTGGAAAGGGCTCGGCGCAATGCGACCTCTGTTGAGGACATGCAGATTGCCATGGATCGGGCGATTTCAGGAATTGACCACGCGATCTCCATCGTCACGGCCATTTTGCGTGTTCGAGAGATTGAACAAGCGCGCCGACTTCAGGCCTTTGACAAAGTGGAACTCGCGGAGCTCGTGCTGGAAGTTGGCGACCTCTACGAGCCCATTGCCGAAGAGAAGCAGCTGACACTGGCAGTGAAGGCGGATGCCAACATTGTCGTTCACGGAGATCGGGATCTGATTTTCGAGGCCGTCGCCAATCTCGTTGATAACGCCATAAAATTCACGCCCGAAGGCGGCAGGATCGATGTTTGCCTTATCGTGGAAGACGAGCGTAAAGCGCTGCGTGTGAGTGACACCGGTCCCGGTGTGCCAGAAAGCGAGCGAAATCTCCTTATCCAGCGCTTTTACCGCTCAGACCGAAGCCGCCACACAAGAGGGTTGGGGTTGGGATTGACCTTGGTGGCGGCAATTACCAAATTGCACGGCTTCCGGTTCGACGTGCTGCCAACCAAGGGCTTCACGACAGAGATCACGTTTCCACAAAATGCACGAGACAAGGACTGA
- a CDS encoding (R)-mandelonitrile lyase, which yields MDIKRNGTQPSTKGPSDWFSGTVRIDPLFSPNNARRAAAACVTFEPGARTAWHTHPLGQTLIVTAGLGLVQREGGPIETINPGDVVWFEPGEKHWHGASATTAMTHIAIQEQLDGKVVDWLEQVTDEQYRSV from the coding sequence ATGGACATCAAGAGAAACGGCACCCAACCTTCCACCAAAGGTCCATCGGACTGGTTTTCCGGCACGGTCCGCATCGATCCGTTGTTTTCGCCCAACAATGCCCGCCGCGCCGCCGCAGCCTGCGTGACATTCGAGCCCGGCGCACGCACCGCCTGGCATACGCATCCCCTCGGCCAGACGCTGATCGTCACCGCCGGCCTTGGCCTCGTACAGCGCGAGGGTGGCCCGATCGAAACCATCAATCCGGGTGACGTCGTCTGGTTCGAACCCGGCGAAAAGCATTGGCACGGTGCCTCCGCGACCACAGCCATGACCCATATCGCCATTCAAGAGCAGTTGGATGGAAAGGTGGTCGACTGGCTGGAGCAGGTGACGGACGAGCAGTATCGATCCGTGTGA
- a CDS encoding NAD(P)/FAD-dependent oxidoreductase, whose translation MSVDAIVLGAGIIGVSTAVQLARRGKSVVLVDRRGAGEETSYGNAGLIQREGVVPYGFPQELNLILRYGLNNRIDAHYHLKALPKLAAFLSSYWWNSNRPRHEVIARAYAPLIEHSITEHKELIEASGAEALIRKDGWVEAFRTQAVRDKEVAEAERLGREYGIQFQTLTAADLAREEPHLSQDFIGGLKWNDPWSVLDPHGLTKAYLAYFESLGGRFVHGDAMSLKQVGGNWQITTDDGVIDGKQVVVALGPWSDEVTAKFGYRFLLGVKRGYHMHYASSGNAVLNNWMMDKERGYFLAPMTQGIRLTTGAEFAFRDAPKTPVQLARAEKVARTVFPLAERLDAEPWMGARPCTPDMMPVIGQAPRHKGLWLAFGHAHHGLTLGPITGRLLAEAMSGETPFLDISAFRPERFRA comes from the coding sequence ATGTCTGTCGATGCAATTGTTCTTGGCGCCGGTATTATCGGCGTGTCCACCGCTGTTCAGCTGGCGCGGCGCGGCAAATCTGTGGTGCTGGTGGACAGGCGCGGCGCGGGCGAGGAAACCTCCTACGGCAATGCCGGGCTGATCCAGCGCGAAGGCGTCGTTCCCTATGGCTTTCCGCAGGAGCTGAACTTGATCCTGCGCTATGGTCTCAACAACCGGATCGATGCGCATTATCATCTCAAGGCCCTGCCGAAGCTGGCGGCCTTTCTCTCCTCCTATTGGTGGAATTCCAACCGGCCGCGCCATGAAGTCATCGCCAGGGCCTATGCGCCGCTGATCGAACACTCGATCACCGAACACAAAGAGCTGATCGAGGCATCGGGGGCCGAAGCGCTGATCCGCAAGGACGGCTGGGTCGAGGCGTTTCGCACCCAGGCCGTGCGCGACAAGGAAGTGGCGGAGGCCGAGCGGCTGGGGCGTGAATATGGCATCCAGTTTCAAACCCTGACGGCAGCGGATCTAGCCCGTGAAGAGCCGCATCTGAGCCAGGATTTCATCGGTGGACTGAAATGGAACGATCCCTGGTCAGTGCTTGATCCGCATGGGCTGACCAAGGCCTATCTCGCCTATTTCGAAAGCCTCGGCGGACGCTTCGTGCATGGCGATGCCATGAGCCTGAAGCAGGTGGGTGGCAACTGGCAGATCACCACCGACGACGGCGTGATCGACGGTAAACAGGTGGTGGTGGCCCTCGGCCCCTGGTCGGATGAGGTGACGGCCAAGTTCGGCTACCGCTTCCTGCTCGGCGTCAAGCGTGGCTACCACATGCATTATGCCAGCAGTGGCAATGCGGTGCTCAACAACTGGATGATGGACAAGGAGCGCGGCTATTTCCTGGCGCCAATGACCCAGGGTATCCGGCTGACGACCGGGGCGGAATTTGCCTTTCGCGATGCACCGAAAACCCCGGTGCAATTGGCGCGGGCCGAAAAAGTCGCCCGCACAGTGTTTCCACTGGCCGAACGCCTCGACGCTGAGCCCTGGATGGGCGCACGCCCTTGCACGCCAGACATGATGCCGGTGATCGGTCAAGCGCCACGCCACAAAGGGCTGTGGCTGGCTTTTGGCCATGCCCATCACGGCCTGACACTGGGGCCGATCACAGGGCGCCTGCTGGCGGAGGCGATGAGCGGCGAAACGCCCTTCCTGGATATATCGGCCTTTCGCCCGGAGCGGTTTCGGGCTTGA
- a CDS encoding CDP-diacylglycerol diphosphatase codes for MTSRPLSSIALGLIGLLAASAIAHADPDALWKIVHDKCVVATAPCVSVNSGEHYALLKDQRGVAQHLLIPTDKITGIESPALLDDKTPNFFADAWNERAAVDAKLPHPLARDALSLAVNAQNARSQNQLHIHIDCLSPDAHALLTKMANEIGTDWAPLPAEVAGHQFIAMKVEGDSLAGYNPFLALAKTLKDPSTEMASHNLVVVGASFASGPGFIILTDIAPAAIVGFSGGEDVQDHSCRIDPV; via the coding sequence ATGACCAGCCGCCCACTTTCCTCCATCGCCCTTGGTCTCATTGGCTTGCTTGCCGCCAGCGCGATTGCCCATGCCGATCCCGACGCGCTGTGGAAGATCGTTCATGACAAATGTGTTGTCGCGACAGCGCCTTGCGTCAGCGTCAATTCCGGCGAACATTACGCGCTGCTAAAAGATCAGCGCGGCGTGGCGCAGCATTTGCTGATCCCGACCGACAAGATCACCGGCATCGAAAGCCCTGCTCTGCTGGATGACAAGACACCGAATTTCTTTGCCGATGCCTGGAATGAACGGGCCGCCGTCGATGCCAAGCTGCCGCATCCCTTGGCCCGCGACGCGCTCAGCCTGGCGGTCAACGCGCAAAACGCCCGCTCACAGAACCAGTTGCATATCCATATCGATTGCCTCAGCCCGGATGCCCATGCGCTTTTGACCAAGATGGCAAATGAGATCGGCACCGACTGGGCACCCTTGCCGGCGGAGGTGGCAGGGCACCAATTCATCGCCATGAAAGTCGAGGGTGATTCGCTGGCTGGTTACAATCCGTTTCTGGCGCTGGCGAAGACCCTAAAAGATCCGTCAACGGAAATGGCAAGCCACAATCTGGTTGTGGTTGGCGCCAGCTTCGCCAGCGGCCCAGGCTTCATCATTCTCACCGATATCGCGCCTGCCGCGATTGTCGGTTTTTCCGGCGGTGAAGATGTGCAGGATCACAGCTGCCGGATCGATCCGGTCTGA